Proteins encoded together in one Leptospira meyeri window:
- a CDS encoding TetR/AcrR family transcriptional regulator: MAKKIKHKPGRPKKGQTQITREFVLDSAWNLVMDQGLSEFRLAGLADHLGIRTPSLYNHIRDLEDVRREIKRRSLQILGDRLLQKLKALGGGSERIPDFLNTYRSFAKSHPHVYPLTIESTESDPDLKPLGDRILEICMEVFRFQRLDETAVHRIRILRSLLHGFIVLEEAGGFGRKESIEDSFKKITESLESGRLW; this comes from the coding sequence ATGGCAAAAAAAATAAAACACAAACCGGGTAGGCCAAAAAAAGGTCAAACACAAATCACAAGAGAATTTGTTTTGGACTCTGCCTGGAACTTGGTTATGGACCAGGGTCTTTCTGAATTTCGTCTTGCAGGACTTGCAGATCATTTAGGTATTCGGACTCCCTCACTTTATAACCACATCCGCGATCTAGAGGATGTGCGTAGGGAGATAAAAAGAAGGTCCTTGCAAATATTAGGTGACAGACTTTTGCAGAAGCTCAAAGCATTGGGTGGCGGATCCGAACGAATTCCGGATTTCTTAAATACTTACAGAAGTTTTGCGAAGTCTCATCCCCATGTGTACCCCTTGACCATAGAATCGACAGAGTCTGATCCCGATCTAAAACCTCTGGGTGATCGGATTTTGGAAATCTGCATGGAAGTTTTTCGCTTTCAGAGATTGGACGAAACGGCAGTACATAGGATTCGGATTTTACGTTCCCTCCTACATGGATTTATTGTTTTAGAAGAAGCTGGTGGGTTTGGAAGGAAGGAGTCGATTGAGGATAGTTTTAAGAAAATAACAGAATCACTGGAATCTGGTAGACTCTGGTAA
- a CDS encoding ABC transporter ATP-binding protein/permease translates to MPSEKKRKPSENWTRLTNTIRNLIQSKQGPTAVRYGISLIILVISFNVFNVINSYVGRDFISSIEQKNTTAFYTNAMLYAFVFIISSGIGSINRYAEERLGILWREQLTWKFTENYLTERTFQKIIGGPGIENPDQRITDDVKAFTTTTISFALLFIGGVFSAISFSGVLWSINPILFLVAVTYALSGTISTIFLGKSLIRLNYDQLDMEASYRADLLHIRQHAESIAVTHREARMSVRLKSRLRKLVNNFRKLISVNLRLSFFTNNYNYFIQIIPMLIIAPSYMRGEIEFGVITQAALAFTTLLNAFSLIVTQFQSISAFSAVVKRLNSLETAMLDSEADEKQKREVNYSSDEISFENFTLYSNDRSKLLVDSLDLKIHRRERWLFTSPDETVKLSLFRSIAGINNHNEGKIKKPNLEEILFLPEQPYLPPGRLRNVIVPAYRNLDVSDSEILAELKKMGLETLVRRFGGLRTLKEWNEELSLAEKYKIAVIRILFAQPKFLILDRPGSSLGKFEISKILKLFHKLGVTIVVIAKDEETVLEYDHHLDISHFGKWSLSSTTKVQNY, encoded by the coding sequence ATGCCCTCAGAAAAAAAACGAAAACCGTCAGAAAACTGGACGCGTTTAACAAACACTATACGAAATTTAATTCAATCAAAACAAGGACCAACTGCCGTTCGTTATGGGATTAGCCTAATCATCCTTGTCATTTCGTTCAATGTATTCAATGTCATCAATAGTTATGTTGGTCGCGATTTTATTTCCTCTATTGAACAAAAAAACACAACTGCATTTTACACAAATGCAATGCTTTACGCATTTGTTTTTATTATTTCATCAGGTATAGGTTCCATCAATCGGTATGCAGAGGAAAGGCTTGGTATCTTATGGCGAGAACAACTTACCTGGAAATTCACTGAAAATTATTTAACGGAAAGAACCTTTCAAAAAATCATTGGTGGTCCCGGCATCGAAAACCCTGATCAAAGGATTACCGATGATGTCAAAGCCTTTACCACAACAACTATATCCTTTGCCTTACTTTTTATTGGTGGTGTGTTCTCGGCAATTTCCTTTTCGGGAGTTCTTTGGAGCATTAACCCAATACTTTTTTTGGTAGCAGTTACTTATGCACTTTCAGGAACAATATCCACCATCTTTCTTGGAAAATCGCTCATCCGTCTCAACTATGACCAATTGGATATGGAAGCAAGTTACAGGGCAGATCTTTTGCATATTCGCCAACATGCTGAATCCATTGCAGTGACTCATAGAGAAGCAAGAATGTCAGTTCGATTAAAATCAAGACTAAGAAAGTTAGTAAATAATTTTCGCAAACTCATTTCGGTAAACTTGCGACTTAGTTTTTTTACTAATAATTATAATTACTTCATTCAGATCATACCCATGCTCATCATCGCTCCGAGTTATATGAGAGGAGAAATTGAATTTGGAGTCATCACACAAGCAGCCCTTGCGTTTACAACTCTACTCAATGCATTTTCTCTGATTGTTACACAATTCCAATCCATTTCTGCTTTCTCAGCTGTAGTCAAACGGTTGAACTCGCTTGAAACAGCAATGTTGGACTCAGAAGCCGATGAAAAACAAAAACGAGAAGTGAACTATAGTTCCGATGAAATTAGTTTTGAAAACTTTACTTTATACTCCAATGACCGATCCAAACTTTTAGTAGACAGTTTAGATTTGAAGATCCATAGAAGAGAACGTTGGCTTTTTACTTCACCCGATGAAACAGTGAAACTGAGTTTATTCAGATCAATCGCAGGAATTAATAATCATAACGAAGGAAAAATCAAAAAACCAAATCTTGAAGAAATTCTTTTTTTACCAGAACAACCCTATCTGCCACCTGGTAGGCTCCGAAATGTGATTGTTCCCGCATACAGAAACTTAGATGTATCAGATTCGGAAATTCTTGCAGAACTAAAAAAAATGGGACTTGAAACTTTGGTGCGTCGTTTTGGTGGCCTAAGGACTTTAAAAGAATGGAACGAAGAACTATCGTTAGCCGAAAAGTATAAAATTGCAGTCATTCGTATTCTTTTTGCACAACCAAAGTTTTTGATTTTGGATCGTCCAGGATCAAGTCTTGGGAAATTTGAAATATCAAAGATATTAAAACTTTTTCACAAACTGGGAGTGACAATTGTTGTCATTGCCAAGGATGAAGAAACTGTTTTGGAATATGACCATCATCTAGATATTTCTCATTTTGGGAAATGGTCCTTAAGCTCAACCACAAAGGTACAAAACTATTGA
- the rpmI gene encoding 50S ribosomal protein L35, protein MYKLKTNRAAAKRFKFTKSGKIKRGCAFRRHILEKKSPKMKHQSRGMHLIHETDYNRVEKLLPYGG, encoded by the coding sequence ATGTATAAACTAAAAACAAACAGGGCAGCAGCCAAACGTTTTAAGTTTACCAAATCTGGTAAAATCAAACGTGGTTGTGCGTTCCGACGACATATCTTAGAGAAAAAATCTCCTAAGATGAAACACCAAAGCCGTGGAATGCACCTCATCCATGAAACAGATTACAACCGTGTAGAAAAACTTCTACCTTACGGAGGTTAA
- the rplT gene encoding 50S ribosomal protein L20, with amino-acid sequence MPRAVNGTIHKNRRKKVLAKAKGFRGGRSKLFRTAKSAVMKAGQWAYRDRRKKKSEFRKLWITRINAAVRENGMSYSKFIHALKTHGINLDRKTLADLAYNHKEVFNAIVEKTKVAK; translated from the coding sequence ATGCCACGCGCAGTCAACGGAACCATCCATAAGAATCGTAGAAAAAAAGTTCTCGCTAAAGCAAAAGGTTTTAGAGGCGGACGTTCTAAACTTTTCAGAACTGCAAAATCTGCAGTGATGAAGGCGGGTCAATGGGCATACCGTGACCGTAGAAAGAAAAAGTCCGAATTCCGTAAACTTTGGATTACGAGAATTAATGCCGCAGTAAGAGAAAATGGAATGTCTTATTCAAAATTCATCCATGCACTCAAAACACACGGAATCAACTTAGATCGTAAAACTTTGGCTGACCTTGCTTACAATCACAAAGAAGTATTCAACGCCATCGTAGAAAAAACCAAAGTCGCTAAATAA
- the infC gene encoding translation initiation factor IF-3, with protein sequence MQKRPNPRGNPNQDKFAHIRINEQITNVASIRLVSDEGSDIVTLEEALRRAKEANLDLVEVSGDQDVHVCKLIDFGKYKFELLKKTKEAKKKQHVVTVKEIKIRPRIDNHDFEIKKRHALEFLQKGDKVKVTLRFRGREMVHSEIGMNIVNRFVEDLKEHASPEKMPVHDGKTIVVVMNPISEKAKG encoded by the coding sequence ATGCAGAAACGGCCCAACCCTAGAGGGAACCCAAACCAAGATAAATTCGCCCACATCAGAATTAACGAACAAATTACCAATGTAGCATCGATCCGACTCGTCTCCGACGAAGGGTCTGACATCGTTACTCTGGAAGAAGCTCTGAGAAGAGCTAAGGAAGCTAACCTTGATTTGGTGGAAGTCTCAGGAGACCAAGATGTTCACGTCTGTAAGTTGATCGATTTTGGAAAATACAAATTCGAACTTCTTAAAAAAACGAAAGAAGCGAAAAAGAAACAACACGTTGTCACGGTGAAAGAAATTAAAATCCGCCCGCGGATTGATAACCATGACTTCGAGATTAAGAAGCGTCATGCTTTAGAATTCTTGCAAAAGGGTGATAAAGTAAAAGTGACTCTTCGATTCCGAGGAAGAGAGATGGTTCACTCTGAAATTGGAATGAATATTGTTAACCGGTTTGTCGAGGACCTAAAAGAGCATGCCTCTCCCGAAAAAATGCCGGTACACGACGGAAAGACGATAGTTGTCGTGATGAACCCAATTAGTGAGAAAGCTAAAGGATAA
- a CDS encoding adenylate/guanylate cyclase domain-containing protein: MSIVTFEDQKNSPLETNKPGATILETALKYEYPLYHLCGGNAKCTTCRVFITEGLSHLSSRNEREQTLADRKGWPSEIRLACQTEVFGDVSLRRIIKDNKDLKTVTSESKSSKTGEECYAVILFLDIKGFTAFTESSLPYDVVFVLNRFFQEMSEPILNNGGEIDKFIGDGILAFFQIGNKDEATKNEESFKKAKQETIHSAIRACLRMFDQLKKFNLEMKDRFNFTFDIRIGLHAGNVIYGDIGHSEYKSQTVLGDTVNVASRLEALNKKTNTNFIVSDEIYHLIGPSLSVNKKIITKLRGKSEKMTAYSVLGFKVSDSILRIQKSFDHVLEHNPHWIEDYTEKLKSFVEENLHHNLSSEEFPVHSSEFLTVIESIIEKLGNRNSLKKEISKLTTIYESIGIPKKEFPKLVPILISSIRENLPSEWNSDLESIWNQVTMDLTIETIES, from the coding sequence ATGTCCATTGTTACCTTTGAAGACCAAAAAAATTCTCCTCTTGAGACCAATAAACCAGGGGCCACTATCCTAGAAACTGCCTTAAAATATGAATACCCTCTCTACCATCTTTGTGGAGGGAATGCCAAATGCACCACATGCCGGGTTTTTATTACCGAAGGCCTTTCCCATCTTAGTTCTCGAAACGAAAGGGAACAAACCCTCGCTGACCGAAAAGGTTGGCCTTCGGAGATCCGACTGGCATGCCAAACGGAAGTTTTTGGAGATGTCTCCTTACGCAGGATCATAAAAGATAATAAAGACTTAAAAACTGTCACTAGCGAATCCAAATCTTCAAAAACAGGAGAAGAGTGTTATGCGGTGATTCTTTTTCTTGATATCAAAGGATTTACAGCTTTTACCGAATCCAGTTTGCCATATGATGTCGTTTTTGTTCTCAACCGATTCTTTCAAGAGATGAGTGAACCGATCCTCAACAACGGAGGAGAAATTGATAAATTCATCGGGGATGGAATTTTAGCCTTTTTTCAAATAGGAAACAAGGATGAGGCCACAAAAAACGAAGAAAGTTTCAAAAAAGCGAAACAGGAAACCATTCATTCGGCAATCCGTGCTTGTCTTCGGATGTTTGATCAATTGAAAAAATTTAATTTAGAAATGAAAGATAGGTTTAATTTTACCTTTGACATTCGAATCGGATTACATGCTGGGAATGTCATTTATGGAGACATCGGCCACTCCGAGTATAAAAGCCAAACTGTACTTGGAGATACTGTGAATGTAGCAAGTCGTCTAGAAGCATTAAACAAAAAAACAAATACAAATTTTATAGTTTCAGATGAAATTTATCACTTAATTGGTCCTTCTCTTTCTGTGAATAAAAAGATTATCACAAAACTTCGAGGTAAGTCAGAAAAAATGACAGCCTATTCAGTTCTTGGTTTTAAAGTTTCGGATTCTATCCTCCGCATTCAAAAATCTTTTGATCATGTTTTAGAACACAATCCACATTGGATAGAAGACTATACAGAAAAATTAAAAAGTTTTGTGGAAGAAAATCTACATCACAATTTAAGCTCAGAAGAATTTCCAGTTCACTCCTCTGAGTTTTTAACGGTCATCGAGTCTATTATTGAAAAATTAGGAAATCGAAATTCCTTAAAAAAAGAAATATCAAAACTAACAACCATTTATGAGTCGATTGGTATTCCCAAAAAAGAATTTCCAAAACTAGTACCAATCCTTATCTCCTCTATACGTGAAAATCTTCCTTCAGAATGGAATTCCGATTTAGAATCAATCTGGAATCAAGTCACAATGGACCTCACTATAGAAACTATTGAATCATAA
- a CDS encoding alpha/beta fold hydrolase → MKTNYHKIILFFPFLFPYFLWGKDLTPELSAKTFYFQTKEGRVAYTQEGKGKSNLILLPGIGDRKESYAELARFLAKDNSVYRFDLRGLGESDVSFSSYGPKETAEDILAFIREKDLRNVYIIANSMTAASAVYVRSKEKTRVLGLALSGPFVRDKEPMSLGMKALIHLAFRGPWGPSAWVSFYESLFPVHPPKDLKERSEKLKANLSEEGRMAAVRSMLFAPKTECEVALPLASGNVLVLMGSKDPDFGSPEEEAEWISKTLDGSVKIYENVGHYPFVEEPSRFAADVKQLWQKK, encoded by the coding sequence ATGAAAACGAACTACCACAAAATAATCCTTTTTTTCCCATTTTTGTTTCCCTACTTTCTTTGGGGAAAAGACCTAACGCCTGAATTAAGTGCAAAAACTTTTTATTTTCAGACAAAAGAAGGTCGAGTCGCCTATACCCAAGAAGGTAAGGGCAAATCAAATTTGATTTTACTTCCGGGCATAGGAGATAGGAAAGAAAGTTATGCGGAACTTGCTCGATTCCTTGCCAAAGATAATTCTGTTTATCGTTTTGATTTACGAGGACTAGGGGAGTCGGATGTCAGTTTTTCTTCCTATGGACCCAAAGAAACGGCAGAAGATATTTTGGCGTTCATTCGAGAGAAAGATTTACGGAATGTTTATATCATTGCGAATTCGATGACCGCTGCATCGGCGGTGTACGTTCGTTCGAAAGAAAAAACTAGAGTATTGGGTTTGGCTCTTTCGGGTCCATTTGTCCGTGATAAGGAGCCAATGTCTCTAGGAATGAAAGCCCTGATCCACCTTGCTTTTCGAGGACCATGGGGACCAAGTGCCTGGGTTTCTTTTTATGAGTCTTTATTTCCGGTTCACCCTCCAAAAGATCTAAAGGAAAGATCAGAAAAATTAAAAGCGAATTTAAGTGAAGAAGGTCGTATGGCAGCCGTTAGATCTATGTTATTTGCACCCAAAACAGAATGTGAAGTAGCTTTGCCTCTCGCCTCAGGTAATGTCCTTGTGCTAATGGGTTCGAAAGATCCTGATTTTGGTTCTCCAGAAGAGGAAGCAGAATGGATATCCAAAACTTTGGATGGATCTGTAAAAATTTATGAAAACGTAGGCCACTATCCTTTTGTGGAAGAACCTTCTCGGTTTGCAGCGGATGTAAAACAGTTATGGCAAAAAAAATAA
- the thrS gene encoding threonine--tRNA ligase codes for MAALTITLPDGSSKELESGKSFSDFIQAQLPFLKEKALAVVLSDGRTVDLSFIPTTNTTVKFLTFDDTEGKEVFHHSSAHLLGMAVQRLWAEARLTVGPVIENGPGFFFYDIDFGSTILTPEDLPKIEAEMAKIVKEDLVVKRWELSKEEAIEKFQKENEPYKVELIQGFDSASVSLYGQGEWYDLCRGPHVARTGQLKAFKLTAISGAYWKGDSKNKQLTRIYGVSFPTKKQLDEYIFLIEEAKKRDHRKLGKELDLFSFQDEAPGFPFWHPKGTVLWNTLASYIREECFRRGYQEIKTPAILNSSLWKKSGHWDNFKENMYFTDIDESEFAVKPMNCPGCCLIYKYHMHSYRELPLRFMELGNVHRHEMSGVLHGLFRVRAFTQDDAHIYAPLEKVESEVEDIIDFTFDVYKKFGFTEFKTFIATRPEKSQGSDEDWNLATQALHDALRKKGIEYGIKEGDGAFYGPKIEFNIKDSLGRLWQCGTVQIDFSMPSRFELDFTASDGKKHAPVMIHRAIYGSLERFIGILIEHFEGKFPLWLNPTQIRVLTVAEVHIDYAKEVYQDLVMQGFRVEMDLRNEKIGSKIRDSILKRSSYTLILGDKEKESGSISFRKMGEEKTETVSRDGFLSLLKGDL; via the coding sequence ATGGCAGCACTTACAATCACACTACCAGATGGAAGTTCCAAGGAACTAGAATCGGGTAAATCCTTTTCTGATTTCATCCAAGCCCAACTGCCTTTCTTGAAAGAGAAAGCTCTTGCCGTTGTTTTGTCCGATGGTCGCACCGTTGACCTTTCCTTTATTCCTACGACGAACACCACGGTAAAGTTTCTCACTTTTGATGATACAGAAGGAAAAGAAGTTTTCCACCATTCTTCGGCTCACTTACTCGGTATGGCTGTCCAAAGGCTCTGGGCAGAGGCTCGTCTTACTGTCGGTCCTGTCATTGAAAATGGTCCTGGTTTTTTCTTTTATGATATCGACTTTGGATCTACCATTTTAACTCCGGAAGACCTTCCCAAAATCGAAGCCGAGATGGCAAAGATTGTGAAAGAAGACCTTGTTGTCAAACGTTGGGAACTTTCCAAAGAAGAAGCCATTGAAAAATTCCAAAAAGAAAACGAACCTTATAAAGTAGAACTCATCCAAGGTTTCGATTCCGCATCGGTTTCGTTATATGGGCAAGGGGAGTGGTATGACCTTTGCCGTGGTCCACACGTAGCCCGCACTGGCCAACTAAAAGCCTTCAAACTCACTGCGATTTCCGGTGCCTATTGGAAAGGGGATTCCAAAAACAAACAACTCACTCGTATTTATGGTGTTTCCTTCCCCACCAAAAAGCAGTTAGACGAGTATATCTTTCTTATTGAAGAGGCTAAAAAGAGGGATCATAGAAAACTGGGAAAAGAATTAGATCTTTTTAGTTTCCAAGACGAAGCTCCAGGATTTCCTTTTTGGCATCCAAAAGGCACTGTCCTTTGGAACACTCTTGCTTCCTACATTCGGGAAGAATGTTTCAGACGCGGGTATCAGGAAATCAAAACTCCTGCCATCTTAAATTCTTCTCTTTGGAAAAAGTCAGGTCACTGGGACAATTTTAAGGAAAACATGTACTTCACTGACATCGATGAAAGTGAATTTGCAGTGAAACCCATGAACTGTCCGGGTTGTTGTTTGATTTACAAGTACCATATGCACTCGTATAGAGAACTTCCTCTTCGGTTTATGGAACTTGGAAATGTACATCGTCATGAAATGTCGGGAGTTCTCCATGGACTTTTCCGTGTGCGCGCTTTCACTCAAGATGATGCGCATATTTATGCCCCGTTAGAGAAGGTAGAATCAGAAGTTGAAGACATTATCGATTTTACTTTTGATGTGTATAAAAAATTTGGATTTACTGAATTCAAAACTTTTATTGCAACTAGGCCTGAGAAGTCACAAGGAAGTGATGAAGATTGGAATCTCGCCACACAAGCGTTACACGATGCATTGAGAAAAAAAGGAATCGAATACGGAATCAAAGAAGGGGACGGAGCTTTTTACGGTCCTAAAATCGAATTCAATATCAAAGATTCTCTTGGAAGACTTTGGCAATGTGGAACCGTTCAAATTGACTTCTCTATGCCAAGTCGATTTGAACTCGATTTCACTGCCTCTGATGGAAAAAAACATGCACCTGTTATGATTCATAGAGCCATCTATGGATCACTCGAACGGTTCATTGGAATCCTCATTGAACACTTCGAAGGAAAATTTCCACTTTGGTTAAATCCGACACAAATTCGTGTCTTAACTGTGGCAGAAGTTCATATTGATTATGCAAAAGAAGTATATCAAGATTTGGTCATGCAAGGTTTCCGAGTTGAGATGGACCTTCGCAATGAAAAGATCGGAAGTAAAATTAGGGATTCCATCCTAAAAAGAAGTAGTTACACTTTGATTTTAGGTGATAAAGAAAAAGAATCAGGTTCTATCTCCTTCCGAAAGATGGGAGAAGAGAAAACAGAAACCGTTTCGCGTGATGGATTCCTTTCTCTTTTAAAGGGCGACCTCTAA